Genomic segment of Phormidium ambiguum IAM M-71:
ACAACTGAATTTTATTTGAATATGAACGGAGAATTTTTCTTGGCTGTAACTAAAAAAACCTGTCTTGTACCGGGAACATTGCGAGATGGTGGACACTCACTATAACGCCCAAAGTTAGCACCTTCTTCCCCTGGTTGAACTACGGTGGCATCCCAACCATAATTTTGCAATAAATTCTCTGGTCGATCGCTCCCAAATTGCCAATGTCGTAACACTCGTCCGCGATCGCTTTCTCTAGCTTTTTCCCCAATTTCTACTGATTTCACGCTAACAAAATCAGCAGCCAAAAAACTACCATCAACACTAAGCTCGGAAATCGTTTGCAACAGTTTTAAAACAGCAATTTCCGGTAAATACATTAACACTCCTTCAAGTAACCAAATTGAAGGATTGGTAACAGAAAACCCCTGACTTAATAAACTCTCGCTCCAATTATCTGTTAAATCAGCTTTGATAACAGAGCGAATACATTTAGCAGGTACATCTTGGAGAATTGAATTTTTATAATCTAAAACTTCCGATCGATCGACTTCATAAACGCGAGTTCCTTTACACCAAGGTAAGCGAAATGCTCTAGCATCCATACCTGCGCCTAAGATTACCACCTGTGATGATAACAATTGCGCTGACAT
This window contains:
- a CDS encoding SAM-dependent methyltransferase, producing the protein MLSDDRTQKAISHTALIVAAKRAIEHQRSDRLFDDPFADKLAADEIPVLLERWQKLGDNLTQIKAKRTRFIAVRTRFYDDFLMSAQLLSSQVVILGAGMDARAFRLPWCKGTRVYEVDRSEVLDYKNSILQDVPAKCIRSVIKADLTDNWSESLLSQGFSVTNPSIWLLEGVLMYLPEIAVLKLLQTISELSVDGSFLAADFVSVKSVEIGEKARESDRGRVLRHWQFGSDRPENLLQNYGWDATVVQPGEEGANFGRYSECPPSRNVPGTRQVFLVTAKKNSPFIFK